From the genome of Psychrobacter sp. M13:
CTGCCATTCCATATGCGTCATGATACGCTGCACAATACTTAGTCCTAGGCCAGTCCCTTCTACTTTATTACTCGATGACTCAGATGAGATAGTATTATTATCTGTATTCATACGTTCTAAACGCTTAAATCTTTCATACAGCAGCGGCATCATATCTTCTGAAATGCCAAGTCCAGTGTCTCTTACCGTTATCTTGTTGCTATCAATAGTGATTTTTACGTCACCTTCGTCGGTGTATTGAAAAGCGTTTTTAATTAAATTACCAAGCGCCATTTTTAATAGCTCTGGTCGAACATTGACCGTGTAATCTTTTTCAGCGACGACCGTACAAGTTACTGATTTATATTTTATTAAATAACCGAGCCTAGCTATTTCATTATTAGCGATAGTATTAATAGAGGTTATTGGATTATCTAACTTTTCAGGGTTACGAGATAATAGTAAAAGGGCAGTAATGATCTCTGAGGTTTCTTTTGCAGTATTACTGATACGATCGGTAAATTCACTTAGATAGCTATCGTCTGCTAATTGCGATGCGAGCACCTCAGAGGCGCCCAAAATGATAGTTAGCGGTGTACGCAGCTCATGGCTGACATCCCCTGTGAATAGCTGTTCACGCTTTAGATACTGCGCTAACTTTTTGTTTTGCGCATCAATTGCCCTCGCTAATACCCCAACCTCTGAGGGCAGGTGAGTCAACTCTGCAAGATTTTGATGATCGATCTCTACTGCTTTTTTTAGATCTAATAGCGGCTTAGTAATTTGCCGAGAGGAAAACTGAGAGAAAATTATGGCAATCAGTAAGCTCAAAATCACAGCGACTCTCAAGGCATTAGCAAAAATATCTTCCAATTGTTCAAATATAGCAAGAACAGGGTAGTTCGCCATCACCAGCTCAGAGTCTTCTAAGTAGGTCAAAATATACTCTTGTGCATTTTGCTCGTAGATGAAAAAATGTAGGTTAGTATTGGTGATGCCTGCTTTTGTATTTACAGTGACAGACGTCTCTTGCACCGTATTAGTTGCTTGATCCTTTAAGCGCTCAGGTGCGACATCATACTGATATATTTTAATCCCTGGATCGGCAATATAAATAGATTGCTCACCTTCCTTTTCTTGACTTAGCTCTAATTGCTGTAGCAGCCGCGCTTTGACCAGCTCTTGCTCCATGCGGGTTTCAGCATACATAAAGATGCTGACGAAAGTTGCGCATAATAAAACCGCAAACACGAAGTAGGACAGCCGAAACTTATTAACGATAGAAGTTAAATTAAAAGAAGATAGAGTCATAATGGCAGTGGCTTATTTGGGTTTAACCTATGAAGTCGTTTAAACGAACGAAACATTTATCATTACAGATAATGACTAAAGCTTAAGCGTTATCAGGGTCAATGATCTGATAGCCAACACCCGCTATGGTCATGATCATCGGCTCAGTGAATGGTTTATCGATTTGGGCGCGTACACCATGCATGTGCGTACGCAAGGCATCGCTACTAGGGATATCCTCACCCCATACTTTCTCCTCAAGCTCATTTTTGCTAACGACTCGAGGTGCTGCACTCATCAAAGTATTCAGTATTTTAAATCCTGTTGGCGTAAGCTTTAATGATTTGCCCTCACGAGTGATCGTATGCTGATCGGTATTTAAAGAGAGCTTACCAACGGTAATATCATGCTGGAAGTGATCATCTTGATGCCGACGGATTAAAGCTTTAATGCGGGATTCTAATTCAACGAGCGAGAAGGGCTTCACTAAATAATCATCAGCGCCACTATCAAAACCTGCGACTTTATCTGAAATCGTATCACGCGCCGTCAACATGAGCACAGGTGTTTTACTATGCAAATCTTCTCGAAGCGCTTTGCACAGTTTAGTGCCATCCATGCCAGGCAACATC
Proteins encoded in this window:
- a CDS encoding response regulator transcription factor, which produces MYKILVIEDNPDIVANIYAFFEPKGFELDNAHNGISGLTLASNNRYDVILLDVMLPGMDGTKLCKALREDLHSKTPVLMLTARDTISDKVAGFDSGADDYLVKPFSLVELESRIKALIRRHQDDHFQHDITVGKLSLNTDQHTITREGKSLKLTPTGFKILNTLMSAAPRVVSKNELEEKVWGEDIPSSDALRTHMHGVRAQIDKPFTEPMIMTIAGVGYQIIDPDNA
- a CDS encoding HAMP domain-containing sensor histidine kinase, translating into MTLSSFNLTSIVNKFRLSYFVFAVLLCATFVSIFMYAETRMEQELVKARLLQQLELSQEKEGEQSIYIADPGIKIYQYDVAPERLKDQATNTVQETSVTVNTKAGITNTNLHFFIYEQNAQEYILTYLEDSELVMANYPVLAIFEQLEDIFANALRVAVILSLLIAIIFSQFSSRQITKPLLDLKKAVEIDHQNLAELTHLPSEVGVLARAIDAQNKKLAQYLKREQLFTGDVSHELRTPLTIILGASEVLASQLADDSYLSEFTDRISNTAKETSEIITALLLLSRNPEKLDNPITSINTIANNEIARLGYLIKYKSVTCTVVAEKDYTVNVRPELLKMALGNLIKNAFQYTDEGDVKITIDSNKITVRDTGLGISEDMMPLLYERFKRLERMNTDNNTISSESSSNKVEGTGLGLSIVQRIMTHMEWQLTHEANESGGSTFSIHYH